A genomic segment from Blastococcus sp. PRF04-17 encodes:
- a CDS encoding sugar ABC transporter permease, with product MAIIGNQAGPQRIEPPADGENGEPVVLGGAKGNWFRRVGWSHLVGVLALAFSIFPILFVVSAALNPDGTLSSSQLFPSDISFDNFAETFSGSFPRWFLNTLIIGVASAALSMFISACAAFAFSRFRFTGRRLGLIGVLLIQLFPQFLAIVALYLIFTEITELWPPIGLNSVTGLLLLYLGGALGVNTWLMKGFFDTIPKDLDESAKVDGATHAQVFFGIILPLVKPILAVTGLLGFIAAVNEFLIASVFLTDDSVKTAAVGLYGLVADAQTRNANFGLFAAGAVVLAIPTVLLFQYLQRYIVGGLTAGAVKG from the coding sequence ATGGCCATCATCGGTAACCAGGCCGGACCGCAGCGCATCGAGCCGCCGGCGGACGGAGAGAACGGCGAACCGGTCGTCCTCGGCGGCGCGAAGGGGAACTGGTTCCGCCGGGTGGGCTGGAGCCATCTGGTCGGCGTCCTCGCCCTCGCCTTCTCGATCTTCCCCATCCTGTTCGTCGTCTCCGCCGCGCTGAACCCGGACGGCACGCTGAGCTCCTCCCAGCTGTTCCCCTCGGACATCAGCTTCGACAACTTCGCCGAGACGTTCAGCGGGTCGTTCCCGCGCTGGTTCCTGAACACGCTGATCATCGGCGTCGCGTCGGCGGCGCTGTCGATGTTCATCTCCGCCTGCGCGGCGTTCGCCTTCTCCCGGTTCCGGTTCACAGGGCGGCGGCTCGGCCTCATAGGCGTGCTGTTGATCCAGCTCTTCCCCCAATTCCTGGCCATCGTCGCCCTCTACCTGATCTTCACCGAGATCACCGAGTTGTGGCCGCCGATCGGGCTCAACTCGGTGACGGGCCTGCTGCTGCTCTATCTGGGCGGCGCCCTGGGCGTGAACACGTGGCTGATGAAGGGGTTCTTCGACACGATCCCGAAGGACCTCGACGAGTCGGCCAAAGTCGATGGGGCCACGCACGCGCAGGTCTTCTTCGGGATCATCCTCCCGCTGGTGAAGCCGATCCTCGCCGTGACCGGCCTGCTGGGCTTCATCGCCGCGGTCAACGAGTTCCTGATCGCCAGCGTCTTCCTGACCGATGACTCGGTGAAGACCGCCGCGGTCGGCCTCTACGGCCTGGTCGCCGACGCCCAGACGCGGAATGCGAACTTCGGGCTCTTCGCGGCGGGCGCGGTGGTCCTCGCGATCCCGACGGTCCTGCTGTTCCAGTACCTCCAGCGCTACATCGTCGGCGGCCTCACGGCCGGCGCCGTCAAGGGCTGA
- a CDS encoding ABC transporter permease subunit has protein sequence MAGSTIERPAATTTAPPAAPRRPGLGLGADGTGSPLGLVLKIVALGLLAAVAVWGALPLIRTENWIGLAILVAVTLFAFYVYLSPRQIPLKYLLPGTIFLIVFQILPVIYTISTAFTNFSDGHRGDKDAAIAAIEGASVQQIEGSTPYVLTIATSGDASSGDIVFLLADPATDDLFVGTADGLRDLTASGVEQDPDGKITAADTYTVLEIDEIAARQDDITTFSVPTDDGAIVSQGVSQAFEGAPLRTYDSGCDCITDETTGTVWTADDENGSFVDEEGNALAQGWQVGVGFRNFGKALTDETIRGSFLRIVLWNFAFAIGTVAITFGLGLLVAIALNNPLLKRKSIYRSLIILPYAMPAVAMYLVWREMFNTDFGLINRMLGIEFNWFGNTASSMIAILLVQLWLGYNYMFLVITGALQSIPADLTEAAGVDGARPFYAFRTITFPLLLVALAPLLIASFAFNFNNFSAIYLVSGGAPFSPDNPAAGGTDILITYTYRLAFGGSGADYGFAAAISCFSS, from the coding sequence ATGGCAGGCTCGACGATCGAGCGGCCGGCCGCGACGACCACCGCCCCACCCGCCGCTCCGAGGAGACCCGGCCTGGGCCTGGGGGCGGACGGCACCGGCAGTCCCCTCGGGCTCGTGCTGAAGATCGTCGCCCTCGGACTGCTGGCCGCGGTCGCCGTGTGGGGCGCGCTGCCGCTGATCCGGACGGAGAACTGGATCGGTCTGGCGATCCTGGTCGCGGTGACGCTCTTCGCCTTCTACGTCTACCTCTCGCCCCGCCAGATCCCGCTCAAGTACCTGCTCCCGGGCACGATCTTCCTGATCGTCTTCCAGATCCTGCCGGTGATCTACACGATCTCGACCGCCTTCACGAATTTCAGCGACGGCCACCGAGGGGACAAGGACGCGGCGATCGCCGCCATCGAGGGCGCCTCGGTGCAGCAGATCGAGGGCTCCACCCCGTACGTCCTGACGATCGCGACCAGCGGCGACGCCTCGTCGGGCGACATCGTGTTCCTGCTCGCCGACCCGGCGACCGACGACCTGTTCGTCGGCACGGCCGACGGCCTGCGCGACCTGACCGCGTCGGGTGTCGAGCAGGACCCGGACGGGAAGATCACCGCGGCGGACACCTACACGGTGCTCGAGATCGACGAGATCGCCGCCCGCCAGGACGACATCACCACGTTCAGCGTGCCGACCGACGACGGTGCGATCGTGAGCCAGGGCGTCTCGCAGGCCTTCGAGGGCGCACCGCTGCGGACCTACGACAGCGGTTGCGACTGCATCACCGACGAGACCACCGGCACGGTCTGGACGGCGGACGACGAGAACGGGTCGTTCGTGGACGAGGAGGGCAACGCCCTCGCGCAGGGCTGGCAGGTCGGAGTCGGCTTCCGGAACTTCGGCAAGGCGCTCACCGACGAGACGATCCGCGGCTCGTTCCTGCGAATCGTGCTGTGGAACTTCGCCTTCGCGATCGGGACCGTCGCCATCACGTTCGGGCTCGGGCTGCTCGTGGCCATCGCGCTGAACAACCCGCTGCTGAAGCGCAAGTCCATCTACCGGTCCCTGATCATCCTCCCGTACGCGATGCCGGCGGTGGCCATGTACCTGGTCTGGCGGGAGATGTTCAACACCGACTTCGGGCTGATCAACCGGATGCTCGGCATCGAGTTCAACTGGTTCGGCAACACCGCCAGCTCGATGATCGCCATCCTCCTGGTACAGCTGTGGCTCGGTTACAACTACATGTTCCTGGTCATCACCGGCGCCCTCCAGTCCATCCCGGCCGATCTCACCGAGGCCGCGGGCGTGGACGGGGCCAGGCCGTTCTACGCATTCCGCACCATCACGTTCCCGCTGCTCCTGGTTGCCCTCGCGCCGCTGCTCATCGCCTCGTTCGCGTTCAACTTCAACAACTTCTCGGCCATCTACCTCGTCAGCGGCGGAGCGCCCTTCTCGCCGGACAACCCGGCGGCCGGCGGCACCGACATCCTCATCACCTACACCTACCGACTCGCCTTCGGCGGGTCGGGCGCGGACTACGGCTTCGCGGCGGCGATCTCCTGCTTCTCTTCCTGA
- a CDS encoding LacI family DNA-binding transcriptional regulator produces MPSRVTLQDVADRAGTSRTTAHYVLTGRDRDMRIAEETRRRVMRAANELRYRPNLMARGLRTRVTRTIALITDTVATDAYAGGLIYGALAAAAERGYLLFVCETEEDPELEAQLLGELADRHVDAYLYASMFTRDVELPAELRSERVVLLNCRAPGSGCPAVVPDERAAGRDAARALLDAGYRDGIWLAGEPDQLVIAGMERTAGIHEVLDEAGVALAGTVPCTWWPESAYEQFGALLDAGTRPAAVICMNDRVALGVYQALTARGRSVPADASVVSFDDSDMAVWLQPPLSSIALPHRELATAAVELLLSDVDLTDTELRVPMPVRLRESIAPPG; encoded by the coding sequence GTGCCCAGCCGGGTGACCCTGCAGGACGTCGCCGACCGCGCCGGCACGTCCCGGACGACCGCGCACTACGTGCTCACGGGACGCGACCGGGACATGCGGATCGCCGAGGAGACCCGTCGGCGGGTCATGCGGGCGGCCAACGAACTGCGGTACCGACCCAACCTGATGGCCCGAGGCCTGCGCACCCGGGTCACCCGCACGATCGCCCTGATCACCGACACCGTCGCGACCGACGCCTACGCCGGCGGCCTCATCTACGGGGCCCTCGCGGCCGCCGCGGAGCGCGGTTACCTGCTCTTCGTCTGCGAGACAGAGGAGGACCCGGAGCTCGAGGCGCAGCTGCTCGGCGAGCTCGCGGACCGGCACGTGGACGCCTACCTCTACGCGAGCATGTTCACCCGGGACGTCGAACTGCCTGCCGAGCTCCGCTCGGAGCGCGTGGTGCTGCTCAACTGCCGCGCGCCGGGGAGCGGCTGCCCGGCGGTGGTGCCCGACGAGCGCGCGGCCGGACGCGACGCCGCGCGCGCTCTGCTGGATGCGGGGTACCGCGACGGCATCTGGCTGGCGGGCGAGCCGGACCAGCTGGTCATCGCCGGCATGGAGCGCACGGCCGGGATCCACGAGGTGCTGGACGAGGCGGGCGTCGCACTGGCCGGCACGGTGCCCTGCACCTGGTGGCCCGAGTCGGCCTACGAGCAGTTCGGCGCCCTCCTGGACGCCGGCACCCGCCCCGCAGCAGTGATCTGCATGAACGACCGGGTCGCGCTCGGGGTCTACCAGGCCCTGACCGCGAGGGGGCGATCGGTCCCGGCCGACGCGTCGGTGGTGTCCTTCGACGACTCCGACATGGCGGTCTGGCTGCAGCCGCCGCTGTCCAGCATCGCGCTGCCGCACCGGGAACTCGCCACGGCGGCCGTCGAGCTCCTGCTGTCCGACGTCGACCTGACCGACACGGAGCTCCGGGTGCCGATGCCGGTCCGCCTGCGCGAGTCCATCGCTCCCCCGGGCTGA